Proteins from one Penicillium digitatum chromosome 2, complete sequence genomic window:
- a CDS encoding Ornithine decarboxylase, putative, with the protein MALLPAPSEVTAAKVIQATGYRHLSADELVDLAIESQIARGIKRSLVGGDESFFIADLGQGLRQHRRWTQNMPGIRPFYAVKCNCDPNFLKVLAELGTGFDCASIEEIRTVLSLGVDPARIVFANPCKAPAAVAFASEIGVMRTTFDNIDELDTIKTHMPDAQLFLRIYANDESAFICLGEKFGAQLDTTEKLLSRAWELGLNVIGVSFHVGTGATNPASFCKAIKDARLAFSQAESLGFHPKILDIGGGFQDDSFESMAPVIRDAIRSEFPAGITTIAEPGRFLARSVYTLVCRVISRRRQLGSAARSGVPDMLYQNDGIYGNFMNVIMEKEIMVPSVVKSKKARGFLNKPKSGDAVPGTDHRYSIWGPTCDSTDCVVREVTLDSEVKIGDWLKYKNMGAYTSTTATQFNGFSSTYDTFYVNSETLPDY; encoded by the exons ATGGCGCTGCTCCCTGCCCCCAGTGAAGTGACTGCCGCCAAAGTCATACAGGCCACAGGATATCGACACCTCTCAGCAGATGAACTAGTGGACCTCGCAATTGAGAGTCAAATTGCGCGTGGAATCAAACGCTCTCTTGTCGGTGGTGATGAATCCTTCTTCATTGCCGATTTGGGTCAGGGACTTCGACAGCATCGTCGTTGGACCCAGAACATGCCCGGAATACGACCGTTTTATG CGGTGAAATGCAATTGTGACCCCAACTTCCTAAAAGTTCTTGCCGAACTGGGGACAGGATTTGACTGCGCTTCCATTGAAGAGATACGCACCGTTCTCAGCCTCGGCGTGGATCCAGCCCGGATTGTGTTCGCCAATCCATGCAAAGCACCGGCCGCCGTAGCCTTTGCCAGCGAGATTGGCGTCATGCGAACGACATTTGACAACATCGACGAATTGGATACCATCAAGACACACATGCCGGACGCTCAGCTGTTCCTTCGTATCTATGCCAATGACGAGAGTGCCTTTATTTGTCTGGGTGAAAAGTTTGGCGCGCAGTTGGATACGACCGAGAAGCTACTCTCCAGAGCTTGGGAGCTTGGACTGAATGTGATTGGTGTCAGCTTTCATGTCG GGACGGGTGCTACCAACCCGGCATCCTTTTGCAAGGCCATCAAAGATGCCCGTCTGGCGTTTTCACAGGCTGAAAGTCTAGGGTTCCACCCCAAAATTCTCGACATCGGCGGTGGCTTTCAAGACGATAGCTTTGAGTCGATGGCCCCCGTTATCCGCGACGCGATTCGGTCGGAGTTTCCGGCTGGTATTACAACAATCGCAGAACCGGGACGGTTTTTGGCTCGTAGTGTGTATACGCTTGTGTGTCGGGTGATCTCACGTCGCCGTCAGCTTGGGAGTGCTGCTCGATCTGGTGTTCCCGACATGCTTTATCAAAACGATGGCATATACGGAAATTTTATGAATGTGATTATGGAGAAAGAGATCATGGTTCCTTCTGTGGTCAAGAGTAAGAAGGCCAGGGGTTTCTTGAATAAACCAAAATCAGGGGATGCTGTGCCAGGAACAGATCACCGATACTCAATCTGGGGCCCGACATGTGATAGCACTGATTGTGTTGTGCGCGAGGTGACACTTGATTCCGAAGTCAAGATTGGCGATTGGCTCAAATATAAAAATATGGGAG CATACACAAGTACCACTGCCACTCAGTTCAATGGCTTCAGCAGTACTTACGACACATTTTACGTCAACAGTGAAACGTTGCCTGATTATTAG
- a CDS encoding Peptidyl-arginine deiminase, Porphyromonas-type: MKLFERFHKLLSNLYTTTRTWLQLSHTSRDELQGQRSYIFPAESEPHEATIMGFPSRCSLPPDQYDAVCMELAQLAAAITEFEAVRLYVRPDELQLAESLVTTFVKDRSKISIMPCPINHCWVRDTGPVYVHDTTGAFPNRRFAVNFRFNEWGGKKPQDDGVCWGQRWPLMDEKALQENTDFARWVIEHDREPSPVTQVATSIRAEGGGLVTDGEGTLLITESSIVCDVRNPGMSKAAIESELKRVLGIEKVIWFPGRRNVDITDVHMDAEARFVRPGVIVYSKPHAMAIDLWKELSTEIREILDRETDAKGRRLRIHTIEEPDSRGLVKSDQDELAASYVNFYFVNGGLIIPMFGDGERDQKALEMFQALLPERAIRQVYANAIPLTGGVLHCVTQQVPAMK, from the coding sequence ATGAAGCTTTTCGAGCGATTTCACAAATTGCTGTCGAACCTCTATACTACCACACGGACTTGGCTCCAACTATCTCATACGAGCAGGGATGAACTCCAAGGTCAGAGAAGCTACATCTTCCCAGCAGAGTCAGAGCCCCATGAAGCGACAATCATGGGGTTTCCATCTCGATGTTCCCTCCCCCCCGATCAGTATGATGCTGTGTGTATGGAATTAGCCCAACTAGCGGCAGCCATCACCGAGTTCGAAGCAGTTCGACTGTATGTGAGGCCCGACGAACTCCAATTGGCCGAGTCCCTCGTCACGACTTTTGTGAAAGACAGGTCAAAAATCTCGATCATGCCGTGTCCAATCAATCACTGCTGGGTACGCGACACAGGTCCAGTCTATGTGCACGACACGACAGGCGCATTCCCAAATCGACGCTTTGCAGTTAACTTCCGGTTCAATGAATGGGGTGGGAAGAAACCCCAAGACGATGGAGTCTGCTGGGGTCAGCGATGGCCCTTGATGGATGAGAAGGCACTACAGGAAAACACCGATTTTGCGCGGTGGGTCATCGAGCACGACCGTGAGCCCAGCCCTGTTACGCAGGTGGCGACTTCGATACGCGCCGAGGGCGGCGGTCTTGTCACGGATGGCGAAGGAACCCTGCTCATCACGGAGAGTAGCATTGTATGTGATGTGCGCAACCCAGGGATGTCCAAGGCCGCGATCGAGTCAGAGTTGAAGCGGGTGCTCGGGATTGAAAAAGTGATTTGGTTCCCTGGGCGTCGCAATGTCGACATTACCGACGTGCACATGGATGCCGAGGCGAGATTCGTGCGCCCTGGTGTCATCGTTTACTCCAAACCACACGCAATGGCAATTGACCTGTGGAAGGAGTTGTCGACGGAGATTCGGGAGATTCTAGACCGTGAGACAGACGCCAAGGGTCGGCGCTTGCGGATTCATACCATTGAAGAGCCCGACTCACGAGGCTTGGTGAAATCAGACCAGGATGAACTCGCGGCGAGTTACGTGAACTTCTATTTCGTAAATGGAGGTCTGATTATCCCCATGTTCGGTGACGGAGAACGGGATCAAAAGGCTCTGGAAATGTTTCAGGCGTTGCTCCCTGAGCGGGCGATTCGGCAGGTGTATGCCAACGCCATCCCCCTTACTGGGGGAGTGCTTCACTGCGTCACCCAGCAGGTTCCTGCAATGAAGTGA
- a CDS encoding Siderophore transporter, RhtX/FptX family codes for MTWSKPFLKLRDQRPWLLPLRSSQSFIVTTISLSMFTDLFLYAMIVPIMPQALVSRAGVAFEDRGYWNSVLLIAEAVSALTCCPVFGYMLDVSGTRQGPYLSGLGLLFASMVILTASRSVTWYIIARVVQGAATAMVSVAGLSIVTEAVDRASLGQMIGYLGTAMTLGFMSGPLLGGLIYKVGGFYAVFGMAFGIVALDFFLRLAVVEKRIAERWLCLTDGEQPTQENGYIPEQPPYGALETRTSCGQTVTEISTSPLALGKLLKQPRILLSLWAVIIGALVVSAFDATLPVFVENHFHWNVLGAGLIFLPGAAAAIFQPCFGFLSDRFGTKVITFASFAILAPSLICLRFVEENSPSHIGLLCVILGIVGMCIDLSEPALIVEMQRVLDDMESADPGVFGGRGAVAQAFSLENMAHFGGLALGPMVGGFGEFRSGWNNITLGLGVLSAVTAVPMLWLSGPMEEVSWTESADEEMERAPLLTE; via the exons ATGACATGGTCAAAGCCATTTCTGAAGCTTCGAGACCAGCGACCGTGGCTGTTGCCGCTGAGGTCGTCCCAATCCTTCATTGTGACGACGATTTCTCTATCAATGTTCACG GACCTCTTTCTCTATGCCATG ATTGTCCCCATCATGCCCCAGGCATTAGTTTCACGAGCTGGAGTAGCATTCGAAGATA GAGGGTATTGGAACAGCGTCCTCCTCATCGCTGAGGCCGTCTCGGCCCTGACATGCTGTCCGGTGTTCGGATACATGCTAGACGTTTCTGGAACCCGCCAGGGCCCATATCTATCCGGACTGGGGCTCTTATTTGCATCGATGGTCATTTTGACAGCTTCCCGCTCGGTGACATGGTATATCATTGCGAGAGTGGTCCAAGGCGCAGCAACGGCCATGGTTTCGGTAGCTGGTCTTTCAATTGTGACAGAGGCAGTCGATAGAGCGAGTCTCGGGCAAATGATTGGATATCTTGGGACCGCCATGACACTGGGATTCATGTCCGGTCCACTACTGGGCGGATTGATTTACAAAGTCGGGGGATTCTATGCCGTGTTTGGTATGGCTTTTGGGATCGTTGCTCTGGACTTCTTTCTTAGGCTCGCTGTTGTCGAGAAGAGGATTGCTGAACGCTGGCTGTGTCTGACTGATGGTGAGCAACCAACTCAGGAGAATGGTTATATCCCCGAGCAGCCACCATATGGAGCTCTGGAAACTAGAACCAGTTGCGGTCAGACTGTGACAGAAATTTCGACGAGTCCCTTGGCGCTGGGCAAGCTTTTGAAGCAGCCACGGATTCTTCTGAGCCTCTGGGCAGTTATCATCGGGGCTCTGGTGGTCTCGGCATTCGATGCG ACACTCCCCGTCTTTGTGGAGAACCACTTTCACTGGAATGTTCTTGGCGCAGGTCTCATCTTCTTGCCAGGTGCTGCAGCGGCCATTTTCCAGCCCTGTTTTG GATTTCTATCGGACCGTTTTGGAACAAAAGTGATTACCTTCGCAAGCTTTGCCATTCTAGCCCCGAGTCTGATCTGTCTTCGTTTTGTTGAGGAAAACTCGCCATCCCACATCGGTCTTCTCTGTGTGATCCTGGGGATCGTTGGAATGTGCATCGACTTGAGCGAGCCTGCCTTAATAGTGGAGATGCAACGTGTGCTGGATGACATGGAGTCTGCAGATCCTGGAGTCTTTGGGGGTAGAGGCGCCGTGGCTCAAGCTTTTAGTTTGGAGAATATGGCACATTTTGGCGGATTGGCCTTGGGCCCTATGGTAGGTGGGTTTGGGGAATTCCGATCCGGCTGGAATAACATAACTCTTGGGCTGGGAGTTCTTTCCGCAGTTACTGCGGTGCCCATGTTATGGCTTAGTGGTCCTATGGAAGAAGTCTCCTGGACAGAGTCTGCAGACGAAGAGATGGAGCGTGCTCCTCTGCTGACGGAGTAG
- a CDS encoding Hydrophobin, putative, which yields MQLTLSAVVLAFAGLSAAMPAESMNHGLQHQDGAPRFPVPDSLTVEQAQAKCGDQAQLSCCNKATYAGDTTDINSGLLAGTLSNLIGAGSGASGLGLFDQCSKLDLQVPILIGVGLQDILNQRCKQNIACCANSPSTASSDAVGAGLPCVALGSIL from the exons ATGCAGCTCACTCTCTCCGCTGTTGTCCTTGCCTTTGCTGGCCTTTCCGCTGCCATGCCCGCTGAGTCCATGAACCATGGCCTCCAGCACCAGGACGGCGCCCCTCGCTTCCCTGTTCCCGACAGCCTGACTGTCGAGCAGGCCCAGGCCAAGTGTGGTGACCAGGCTCAGCTATCTTGCTGCAACAAGGCCACCTACGCCGGTGACACTACTGACATCAACTCCGGCCTCCTTGCCGGCACCCTCTCCAACCTGATCGGGGCTGGCTCTGGTGCATCCGGTCTTGGTCTCTTCGACCAGTGCTCCAAGCTCGACCTCCAGG TCCCTATCCTCATTGGTGTCGGCCTCCAGGATATCCTCAACCAGCGATGCAAGCAGAACATCGCCTGTTGCGCCAACTCCCCTTCCACCGCCAGCAGCGACGCTGTCGGGGCCGGTCTTCCCTGTGTTGCTCTTGGCTCCATCCTCTAA
- a CDS encoding NAD(P)-binding domain yields the protein MTTVAFFGATGGCANACLTYTLLDGYNARALARTPSKLTTMLLSQPGMTPEIISRQLEIIEGDATDVDSILKTLITNSNPQNAPNGTCTLVTSIISGLGGTPAISFTKEAKCAKTQLRMPALPHIQLSNPHITEQTTSALLGALAKIASTRFDSFEAYRAVAPRVTVISTTGNLPGNKDVPFWFRPMYSVLLPIPHADKLQMERLLEKEIGLGDAGVLAAGVVVVRPSLLTGEHQVHVHEAGEGGEGVGLEKVRVGTTKAPAIGYTISRALVGEWIFKEIVKGGGGKWVGEKVTITT from the coding sequence atgacaACCGTTGCCTTCTTCGGAGCAACCGGCGGCTGCGCCAACGCCTGCTTGACCTACACCCTTCTCGACGGCTACAACGCCAGAGCCCTAGCCCGTACCCCCTCCAAGCTCACGACGATGCTCCTCTCACAGCCTGGCATGACACCGGAGATCATCTCTCGCCAGCTGGAGATCATAGAAGGTGACGCAACAGATGTGGACAGCATCCTCAAAACCCTCATCACCAACTCCAACCCCCAGAACGCACCCAACGGCACTTGTACTCTCGTAACAAGTATAATCTCCGGCCTAGGCGGCACACCAGCAATTTCGTTCACCAAGGAAGCAAAATGTGCAAAGACTCAGTTGCGCATGCCTGCGCTGCCGCACATTCAACTCTCGAACCCGCACATCACCGAACAGACGACAAGCGCTCTGCTCGGGGCGCTGGCGAAGATTGCTTCTACTCGGTTTGACTCGTTCGAGGCGTATCGCGCTGTCGCACCAAGGGTCACGGTTATCTCGACGACAGGGAATTTGCCTGGTAATAAAGATGTGCCGTTCTGGTTTAGACCtatgtactccgtgctcTTGCCGATCCCGCACGCGGACAAGCTGCAGATGGAAAGGTTACTTGAAAAGGAGATTGGGCTAGGGGATGCTGGTGTCCTTGCTGCTGGAGTTGTTGTTGTGAGGCCTAGCCTTTTGACAGGGGAGCATCAGGTTCATGTGCATGAGGCGGGGGAAGGAGGCGAGGGGGTGGGATTGGAAAAAGTAAGAGTTGGGACAACGAAAGCCCCTGCTATCGGGTATACGATTTCTCGGGCTCTGGTTGGGGAGTGGATATTTAAGGAGATTGTTAAGGGCGGTGGAGGGAAGTGGGTTGGGGAAAAGGTTACGATCACTACCTAA
- a CDS encoding Integral membrane protein, with amino-acid sequence MDRIDPVEDPNAPYGSPQGTQPTGQPTLSGPVRPPGPAPLRTRGDSRSRRPSIRLSRFPSTPSLDNTVNQPPSQPEGQGQAYFEPQPIQFPPPNEEDEAWLANRRRSNSEPNPGRWSSPPPDVPSPVATPMRMMPVTEEYSHQSPATPSPAAISHSRETYSDSEQLDPEHGEAPPEVRPAGRLRRTSQAALNRFTRNRASTVTGTAPTLSTQEEQRDNEYGSHVVDLLDVIDPEVSALSTLTNVQNSLFVPNLGGFINRMPTYTITRPQYSSDEEQGTTTDEGEPPEGDKAKQRPTLEQLRSLSSMSLALRGPKYAVLPEGHGLDGWTREEYAELNDHVRHMLHSRRSKFKRSMKGFRQYIRKPLGFLVTLYAILITLFGLAWVLFLIGWINVGGKQSYVVNVIDNVLVALFAIMGDGLAPFRAVDTYHMGFIAHYTFLSWKLRRKRALPGLKDKNDLPSKPEKDVDVEFGDMLKDDEQEFSVLDARQQLRLMHHQNKFAKSHTFYKPHETMTHHAFPLRLLIAIVVILDCHSILQMALGACTWSMEDPKKRPFALTTVILCCSLTCNISGGVMIMIGDRRTRKKDVVERLFRQQLTEEAMRKMEKKKIKDERRSAQIERSSAQIERSSAQIERSSAQHDHTVLYGGT; translated from the exons ATGGATCGCATCGACCCGGTCGAGGACCCCAACGCCCCTTATGGGAGCCCTCAGGGGACCCAACCCACAGGGCAACCCACACTGTCTGGCCCCGTCAGGCCACCAGGTCCTGCCCCATTGCGCACTCGAGGCGACTCACGGTCGCGACGACCGAGTATTCGCCTATCTCGCTTCCCATCTACCCCTTCACTAGACAATACCGTTAATCAACCGCCTTCTCAACCAGAGGGTCAAGGACAAGCGTATTTTGAGCCGCAGCCCATCCAGTTCCCTCCTCCCAATGAAGAGGACGAAGCATGGCTGGCAAACCGGCGGCGCAGTAACTCGGAGCCAAATCCGGGACGATGGTCATCTCCCCCTCCCGATGTCCCCTCACCAGTGGCGACTCCCATGCGAATGATGCCTGTGACCGAGGAATACTCACATCAAAGTCCGGCAACCCCCTCTCCAGCGGCAATATCGCATAGTCGAGAAACTTATTCCGACTCCGAACAACTTGATCCGGAGCACGGCGAAGCACCTCCAGAGGTACGACCAGCGGGTCGGCTTCGGCGAACTAGTCAAGCTGCGTTGAATCGCTTTACTCGAAACCGTGCAAGCACTGTGACAGGAACTGCGCCGACTCTAAGCACGCAAGAGGAGCAACGAGATAATGAATACGGATCTCACGTAGTCGACCTACTGGACGTGATTG ATCCCGAGGTTTCTGCACTTTCCACTCTCACCAACGTCCAGAACTCTCTCTTCGTTCCCAATCTGGGTGGATTCATCAATCGTATGCCCACCTATACGATTACACGGCCACAATATTCTTCCGACGAAGAGCAGGGAACTACAACAGACGAGGGAGAACCGCCCGAGGGCGACAAAGCCAAACAGCGACCGACTTTAGAACAACTCCGATCACTCTCGAGCATGTCATTGGCGTTGCGTGGTCCCAAGTATGCTGTTCTTCCAGAAGGACATGGACTTGATGGATGGACCAGAGAAGAATATGCCGAACTCAATGATCATGTTCGACATATGCTTCACTCTCGGCGGTCCAAGTTCAAACGATCCATGAAAGGATTTAGGCAGTACATACGGAAGC CCCTCGGGTTTCTTGTGACCCTCTACGCAATTTTGATTACATTATTCGGTTTGGCCTGGGTTCTTTTCTTGATCG GGTGGATCAATGTCGGTGGAAAACAAAGTTATGTTGTCAATGTCATAGATAACGTTTTGGTTGCCCTGTTTGCCATCATGGGTGATGGGCTGGCTCCTTTCCGAGCTGTGGATACATATCACATGGGTTTCATTGCCCATTATACATTTTTGTCGTGGAAGCTTCGTCGGAAGCGAGCCCTGCCAGGCCTCAAGGACAAGAATGATCTTCCATCGAAGCCGGAGAAGGATGTCGACGTTGAATTTGGGGATATGCTCAAGGACGACGAACAAGAATTCTCTGTCCTCGATGCTCGCCAACAGTTGAGACTAATGCATCACCAAAATAAGTTCGCGAAGTCGCACACTTTCTATAAGCCACACGAAACCATGACCCACCACGCATTCCCTCTTCGCTTGCTCATTGCCATTGTCGTCATTCTTGACTGTCATTCTATACTCCAAATGGCTCTTGGCGCCTGTACCTGGAGTATGGAGGACCCCAAAAAGCGCCCATTTGCTTTGACGACGGTTATTCTTTGCTGTTCTCTCACCTGTAACATCTCGGGCGGTGTGATGATCATGATCGGCGATCGGCGAACTCGAAAGAAGGATGTTGTTGAACGGCTCTTCCGCCAACAGCTGACCGAAGAAGCTATGAGGAAGatggaaaagaagaagatcaaggacGAGCGCCGCAGTGCCCAGATCGAGCGGTCCAGTGCCCAGATCGAGCGGTCCAGTGCCCAGATTGAGCGGTCCAGTGCGCAACATGACCATACAGTGCTTTATGGCGGCACCTGA
- a CDS encoding Single-stranded TG1-3 DNA-binding protein, translated as MSDVDALADSVAATTLTDKPETNGATPSNQAADAAAASADEGRRLYIGNLAYATTEEELKEFFKTYTIETTSIPVNPRTNRPVGYAFVDIATAAEASAAIEALSGKEILQRKVSVQLARKPEPAEAKEGAASGGEGASGTEGRKRAGGRGRGRGRARGRGGRTGRSRAAQDGQEATEAPVSETPLADTTNEKDIAPKAGEARPARPQKQRGPPEDGIPSKTKVMVANLPYDLTEDKLKEIFAAYEPVSAKVALRPIPRFMIKKLQARNERRKTRGFGFVNLASEELQAKAVSEMNGKDIDGRVIAVKVAIDSPGKEDEDVNAVAETEETAASAAAPATAQENAAPAPAPAEENAAPAVTTKA; from the exons ATGTCCGACGTCGACGCACTTGCTGACTCCGTGGCTGCGACCACTCTGACCGATAAGCCCGAAACCAACGGTGCTACCCCTTCCAACCAGGCTGCCGATGCCGCGGCCGCCAGTGCAGATGAGGGTCGTCGTCTTTACATCGGGAACCTCGCATACGCGACCACCGAGGAGGAGCTCAAGGAGTTCTTCAAGACCTACACCAT CGAGACCACCTCGATCCCAGTGAACCCCCGCACCAACCGCCCCGTTGGCTATGCATTTGTGGACATTGCTACTGCCGCGGAAGCTTCTGCCGCTATCGAGGCCCTCTCCggcaaggagattcttcaaCGTAAGGTGTCCGTGCAGCTTGCTCGCAAGCCCGAGCCCGCCGAGGCCAAGGAAGGTGCTGCTAGTGGCGGCGAGGGTGCCAGCGGTACTGAGGGTCGCAAGCGTGCTGGTGGTCGCGGCCGTGGCCGTGGCCGTGCCCGCGGTCGTGGTGGCCGTACCGGCCGTAGCCGTGCT GCCCAGGATGGCCAGGAAGCCACTGAGGCCCCTGTCAGCGAAACCCCTCTTGCTGACACTACAAACGAGAAGGACATTGCCCCCAAGGCCGGCGAGGCCCGCCCCGCACGCCCCCAGAAGCAGCGCGGTCCTCCCGAGGATGGCATCCCCTCTAAGACTAAGGTGATGGTTGCCAACCTGCCGTACGACTTGACTGAGGATAAG CTCAAGGAGATCTTCGCCGCCTACGAGCCCGTCTCTGCCAAGGTTGCTCTGCGTCCTATCCCCCGTTTCATGATCAAGAAGTTGCAGGCTCGCAACGAGCGCCGCAAGACCCGTGGATTCGGCTTCGTCAACCTGGCCTCAGAGGAGCTCCAGGCCAAGGCTGTCAGCGAGATGAACGGCAAGGATATTGACGGCCGTGTTATCGCCGTGAAGGTTGCCATTGATAGCCCTGGTaaggaggacgaggatgtCAACGCTGTGGCCGAAACCGAGGAGACTGCTGCTTCTGCTGCTGCTCCTGCTACTGCCCAGGAAAAcgctgctcctgctcctgctcctgctgaAGAGAACGCTGCTCCTGCCGTCACCACTAAGGCTTAA
- a CDS encoding Zinc finger protein gcs1, translating into MSRMWEVDPETRTKLLQISKTNGNDKCCDCGAPSPQWASPKFGTFICLNCAGTHRGLGVHISFVRSITMDAFKHAEIQRMELGGNDPWKFFYDEHPVTVSEGRTFEDSTIKERYESDSGEEWKERLSCKVDGREYIQGQEKKNNSLRSSTPLSLAGTGAGAVAGARAGSPATSSIRSGDNQRGGLPSKKEQNEAYFAKLGSDNASRVDNLPPSQGGKFTGFGGGMPTSSAGERRSSPFGGFGGWGNSGGGQPFEDLQKDPMGTITKGFGWLTSTVGKSAKQVNETYLQPTAKQLVESDFAVQARVRASTLGQNLQTSVRGAADQFNKFVEGEDGQGDGRRNRVEPERRDFWDDFSSVGDQGRTNRRRSASQRSDVVGTAALRKGPTASSLAHSTPGFSGTEAGESKNTTASAAGKGKDEWDDNW; encoded by the exons ATGTCTCGTATGTGGGAAGTCGACCCAGAAACGAGGACAAAG CTCCTCCAAATCTCCAAGACGAACGGAAATGACAAGTGCTGCGACTGTGGTGCTCCATCGCCTCAATGG GCCTCCCCAAAGTTCGGAACATTTATCTGTCTCAACTGCGCCGGCACACATCGCGGGCTAGGCGTGCATATTTCCTTCGTCCGCTCCATTACCATGGACGCCTTCAAACACGCCGAGATCCAACGCATGGAGTTGGGAGGCAACGATCCCTGGAAGTTCTTCTACGACGAACACCCTGTTACTGTCTCGGAAGGCCGCACATTTGAAGACTCGACTATCAAGGAACGATATGAAAGCGACTCGGGCGAAGAATGGAAGGAGCGGTTATCGTGCAAAGTCGACGGTCGCGAGTACATCCAGGGCcaagagaaaaagaacaaTTCATTGCGGTCGAGCACGCCCTTGAGCTTGGCTGGCACTGGTGCGGGTGCTGTAGCTGGCGCTCGGGCTGGGTCGCCTGCGACGTCGTCGATTCGCTCTGGTGACAACCAGCGGGGTGGTCTACCCAGCAAGAAGGAGCAGAACGAGGCGTATTTTGCGAAGCTGGGCAGTGATAATGCTAGTCGCGTCGATAACTTGCCGCCCTCCCAGGGCGGGAAGTTTACTGGTTTTGGGGGTGGTATGCCCACGTCCTCCGCGGGTGAGCGGCGCTCTTCGCCATTTGGGGGATTCGGAGGTTGGGGTAATAGTGGCGGTGGTCAGCCGTTTGAAGATCTCCAGAAAGACCCAATGGGCACTATCACCAAGGGATTTGGGTGGTTGACATCGACGGTTGGTAAGAGCGCAAAACAGGTTAATGAGACTTATCTACAGCCAACGGCTAAACAG CTGGTCGAATCCGACTTCGCAGTCCAGGCCCGTGTCCGTGCTTCTACACTCGGCCAGAATCTGCAAACAAGCGTTCGCGGCGCTGCCGACCAATTCAATAAGTTTGTCGAAGGAGAAGACGGACAAGGTGACGGACGCCGTAATCGTGTTGAGCCTGAGCGCCGAGACTTCTGGGACGATTTCTCGTCCGTGGGAGACCAAGGTAGAACCAACCGCCGCCGTAGCGCATCACAACGGTCTGACGTTGTTGGAACCGCTGCCTTGCGTAAAGGCCCCACTGCCTCCTCGCTGGCTCACTCTACGCCTGGCTTTTCTGGTACAGAAGCTGGAGAGAGTAAGAATACAACCGCGTCGGCGGCGGGTAAGGGTAAGGATGAATGGGATGACAACTGGTAG